A genomic window from Haladaptatus caseinilyticus includes:
- a CDS encoding four-helix bundle copper-binding protein: protein MTRQRDMQHSRGQMEQQYGQSQQYGQPQQQRYRQPQQQYGQPQQQQIGQPQQQTQMTGGQQQQTGQEQMTRQVGQFDDQLPGEMRIALEDFEKAAKVCDWCADQCIDEGPQMANCIRLCRDVADLGTLNAKLIARDSVFGPELAEVFARAAEECADECIQHSNAHCQECASVLSRAVDSTYRLLDELQSGQIGTPTQQQSSLQQSF, encoded by the coding sequence ATGACACGCCAGAGAGACATGCAGCACTCACGAGGACAGATGGAACAACAGTACGGCCAGAGTCAGCAGTACGGTCAACCGCAACAACAACGGTATCGCCAACCGCAACAGCAGTATGGCCAACCGCAACAGCAACAGATCGGCCAGCCACAACAGCAGACACAGATGACCGGCGGGCAGCAGCAGCAGACCGGTCAGGAGCAAATGACACGACAGGTTGGCCAGTTCGACGACCAACTGCCGGGTGAGATGCGAATCGCACTCGAGGACTTCGAGAAGGCCGCGAAAGTATGTGACTGGTGTGCCGACCAGTGCATCGACGAAGGGCCACAGATGGCCAACTGTATCCGACTCTGTCGCGACGTCGCAGACCTCGGAACGTTGAACGCGAAGCTCATCGCCCGCGATTCGGTCTTCGGACCGGAACTCGCGGAAGTGTTCGCACGCGCCGCCGAGGAATGTGCGGACGAGTGTATACAGCATTCGAACGCGCACTGTCAGGAGTGTGCGTCCGTGCTATCCCGAGCCGTCGATTCGACCTACCGACTGCTAGACGAACTGCAGAGTGGTCAAATCGGAACGCCCACCCAACAGCAATCGTCACTACAGCAGTCGTTTTAA
- a CDS encoding pyridoxal-phosphate-dependent aminotransferase family protein, whose product MEKPTVDELTPPDRTLMGPGPSEVHPRVLRAMSTPLVGHLDPSFIEVMNDVQDLLRYTFRTDNKWTIPVSGTGSASMEAAIGNLVEPGDTMLVPTNGYFGGRMESMVTRAGGNVVHVDAPWGEPLDPIDVEAAFEEHDPDVFGFVHAETSTGVLQPDVSELTSIAHDHDALVVADCVTSLGGVELRVDEWEIDVAYSGPQKCLSCPPGASPLTLNDRAMEKVLSRDDPTRSWYLDLSLLEGYWGDERAYHHTAPITNVYALREALRLVAEEGIEARWERHREMAGALKAGVEAMGIEMNAPDDYWLPSLNAVRVPAGVTDTDVTDYLLKQYDLEIATGLGDLDGEIFRIGCMGYSARPETVSYLVSAFGDALRKQGADVDVEAGLSATSEALGQ is encoded by the coding sequence ATGGAAAAGCCCACGGTAGACGAACTGACACCACCCGACAGAACGCTGATGGGACCCGGCCCGAGCGAAGTACATCCCCGCGTACTTCGAGCGATGAGCACGCCGTTGGTCGGCCATTTAGATCCGTCGTTTATCGAGGTAATGAACGACGTGCAAGACCTGCTCCGATACACCTTCAGAACCGATAATAAGTGGACAATTCCGGTATCCGGCACGGGGTCGGCCTCGATGGAAGCCGCGATCGGTAACCTCGTCGAACCCGGAGACACGATGCTGGTTCCGACGAACGGTTACTTCGGCGGGCGCATGGAATCGATGGTGACCCGAGCAGGTGGAAACGTCGTTCACGTCGACGCTCCGTGGGGAGAACCGCTCGACCCGATAGACGTCGAAGCCGCGTTCGAGGAACACGACCCGGACGTGTTCGGATTCGTCCACGCCGAGACGAGTACCGGGGTGCTTCAACCCGACGTTTCCGAACTGACCAGCATCGCTCACGACCACGATGCGCTCGTCGTCGCAGACTGTGTGACCTCCCTCGGTGGTGTCGAACTGCGGGTTGACGAATGGGAGATCGACGTGGCCTACTCCGGGCCTCAGAAATGTCTTTCCTGCCCGCCGGGTGCGAGTCCGCTGACGCTCAACGACCGCGCGATGGAAAAAGTCCTCTCGCGCGATGACCCTACCCGATCCTGGTATCTCGACCTTAGTTTACTCGAAGGCTACTGGGGCGACGAGCGGGCCTATCATCACACGGCACCAATTACGAACGTCTACGCGCTTCGCGAGGCGCTCAGGCTTGTCGCCGAGGAGGGAATCGAGGCACGGTGGGAGCGTCACCGCGAGATGGCAGGTGCGCTCAAAGCGGGCGTCGAAGCGATGGGCATCGAAATGAACGCGCCCGACGATTACTGGTTGCCCAGTCTCAACGCGGTTCGTGTGCCCGCGGGGGTCACCGACACCGACGTGACGGACTACCTGCTGAAGCAGTACGACCTCGAAATAGCGACCGGACTCGGCGACTTGGACGGCGAAATATTCCGAATCGGTTGCATGGGCTACTCCGCACGGCCAGAAACGGTCTCCTATCTCGTGAGTGCGTTCGGCGATGCACTGCGAAAACAGGGTGCCGACGTCGATGTGGAGGCCGGATTGTCGGCGACGAGCGAAGCACTCGGTCAGTAA
- a CDS encoding metal-dependent hydrolase — MMVGHALLAFALTALVAHRYWPTERALLFGVVAGAFATVPDVDMTYAVIGLAQAGLGSVWTMTAAFWGSSQLAHRAVTHSLVVALIAAPGFVLITGDRSRRAIGTIVLSILVWIAFAKSGVIGAGVMFIFVLVGSAVALVAVRRTDLEPRALLVAAAFGLLSHPFGDLFTGEPPQFLYPFDTVLLHSRIALLSDPTLNLLAIFALELTMAWFAVVVYFHVRDDHRHDERLLGHIHGRATLGAGYALAVVFLPAPTLDVSYHFVFSVLAVGAVGVGPKLYPLQPFHVERDPKTWLCTGMAAVTFAILAYAGAYITA; from the coding sequence ATGATGGTCGGCCACGCCCTGTTAGCCTTTGCGTTAACGGCGCTCGTCGCCCACCGATACTGGCCCACGGAGCGTGCGCTACTGTTCGGTGTGGTCGCGGGTGCGTTTGCGACGGTTCCCGACGTCGACATGACATACGCAGTAATCGGCCTCGCACAGGCCGGGCTCGGAAGTGTCTGGACGATGACGGCCGCATTCTGGGGCAGTTCACAGCTCGCCCATCGAGCGGTAACACACTCGCTCGTCGTCGCACTCATCGCCGCTCCGGGGTTCGTTTTGATTACTGGAGACCGCTCTCGACGAGCGATTGGCACGATTGTCCTCTCGATACTCGTCTGGATTGCGTTCGCGAAAAGCGGCGTCATCGGCGCAGGAGTCATGTTCATCTTCGTGCTGGTGGGATCCGCAGTCGCACTCGTTGCAGTGCGGCGTACCGACCTCGAACCACGGGCACTGTTGGTCGCAGCGGCGTTTGGCCTGCTATCGCACCCCTTCGGCGACCTGTTTACCGGCGAACCGCCACAGTTTCTCTACCCGTTCGACACGGTGCTCCTCCACTCTCGGATCGCTTTGCTTTCCGACCCGACGCTGAACTTGCTCGCCATTTTCGCGTTGGAGCTAACGATGGCGTGGTTCGCCGTGGTGGTATATTTCCACGTTCGGGATGACCACCGTCACGACGAACGTCTACTGGGCCACATTCACGGGCGAGCAACGCTTGGCGCAGGGTACGCGCTGGCAGTCGTGTTCCTCCCGGCACCGACGCTGGACGTATCGTACCATTTCGTCTTCTCGGTGCTCGCGGTCGGTGCCGTGGGCGTCGGTCCGAAACTGTACCCACTCCAACCGTTCCACGTGGAGCGTGACCCCAAAACGTGGCTGTGCACAGGAATGGCGGCGGTTACGTTCGCGATACTGGCGTACGCCGGTGCCTACATCACAGCCTAA
- a CDS encoding dodecin — translation MVFKKITLIGTSDESFDAAADDAIDRAERTLDNVKWVEVDHLGVEVASVEGREYQAEVTVAFELEE, via the coding sequence ATGGTGTTCAAGAAAATCACGCTTATCGGAACGAGTGATGAGAGCTTCGATGCCGCCGCCGATGATGCCATCGATCGAGCGGAGCGGACGCTCGACAACGTCAAATGGGTCGAAGTGGACCACCTCGGCGTCGAAGTCGCCTCCGTCGAAGGAAGGGAGTACCAAGCCGAAGTGACGGTTGCGTTCGAACTCGAAGAGTAA